One genomic window of Ziziphus jujuba cultivar Dongzao chromosome 4, ASM3175591v1 includes the following:
- the LOC107416493 gene encoding protein trichome birefringence-like 19 — translation MKFHTLEAPSGKYPPPNTHIKVLLIALTLSLLTVIPLCLNNSPSSPLPSPESDISSLKSIEQGKNNISGLKSTVPGKNCDVFRGNWVPYPNGTYYTNTSCSMIIDQQNCLKFGRPDTEFLKWRWKPEECELPFFDAVQFLELVRGKSLAFLGDSVGRNQMQSLLCLLSSVAYPEDLSHDYSSNTDYFKRYLYTDYQFTIGTLWAPFLVKFKEADPSGYSFNSIMNLYLDEPDEAWATEVEKFDYVIVSAGQWFFRPLLLSENGQVIGCSTCQKENITDLTPYYAYRNAFRTVFRTLQGLKNYKGVTFLRTFSPAHFENGAWNEGGNCVRTKPFTKEEMKLDGYMLEMYLNQVEELKAAEKQGRKMGLQFRLLDTTEAMLLRPDGHPNYYGRSPHRNMTLADCVHWCLPGPIDTWNEFLLYMLKTEQSS, via the exons ATGAAGTTCCATACCTTAGAGGCTCCCAGTGGAAAATACCCACCACCCAACACACACATCAAGGTTCTTCTAATAGCCCTTACCTTATCTCTCCTCACTGTCATCCCTCTATGTCTAAACAACAGTCCAAGTTCACCATTGCCATCTCCAGAGAGTGATATCAGTAGTTTGAAAAGCATAGAACAAGGCAAAAATAATATCAGTGGTTTGAAAAGCACAGTACCAGGCAAAAATTGTGATGTATTTAGAGGAAATTGGGTTCCATACCCCAATGGAACTTATTACACAAATACATCTTGCAGTATGATTATTGATCAACAAAACTGCTTGAAGTTTGGGAGACCCGATACAGAGTTCTTGAAATGGAGGTGGAAACCAGAGGAATGTGAGCTACCGTTCTTTGATGCTGTTCAATTCCTGGAGCTTGTCAGAGGGAAGTCATTGGCCTTCCTAGGGGACTCCGTTGGAAGGAATCAAATGCAGTCATTGCTGTGCCTCTTATCCAGT GTGGCTTATCCTGAGGATCTTTCTCATGATTATTCTTCAAACACAGACTATTTCAAGCGCTATTTATACACAGATTACCAGTTTACTATAGGAACACTCTGGGCTCCATTTTTAGTTAAATTCAAAGAAGCAGACCCCAGTGGTTATTCCTTCAACAGCATCATGAACCTCTACTTGGATGAACCAGACGAGGCATGGGCAACAGAGGTTGAAAAGTTTGACTATGTGATTGTTTCAGCTGGACAATGGTTCTTTCGACCTTTATTACTCAGCGAAAATGGTCAAGTTATTGGATGTTCAACGTGCCAAAAAGAGAACATCACAGACCTCACACCCTACTATGCATACAGGAATGCTTTCCGAACTGTCTTTAGAACACTTCAGGGACTTAAAAACTACAAGGGGGTGACATTTTTGAGGACGTTTTCTCCTGCACACTTTGAGAATGGAGCATGGAATGAAGGAGGAAATTGTGTAAGAACCAAGCCTTTTACCAAAGAGGAAATGAAGTTGGATGGATATATGTTGGAGATGTATTTGAATCAAGTTGAGGAACTGAAGGCAGCAGAGAAACAAGGAAGGAAAATGGGTTTACAGTTTAGGCTGCTAGACACAACCGAAGCTATGTTGTTGAGACCTGATGGACACCCAAACTACTATGGACGTTCACCACACAGAAACATGACACTAGCTGACTGTGTTCACTGGTGCTTGCCAGGCCCCATTGATACCTGGAATGAATTTTTGCTGTATATGTTGAAGACAGAGCAGAGTTCCTAG
- the LOC107416495 gene encoding protein trichome birefringence-like 19 — MVLVIDFTPPKNPTQKYTTIQLVLLAFAVILFSSVPLYFFTNTSSSPPWLSFTSNLIGTINFGNNCNMFRGKWVYYPNGASYTNVTCSEIFDHQNCMKFGRPDSEFLKWRWKPKQCELPLFDAVQFLELVRGKSMAFVGDSLGRNHMESLLCLLASAVYPEDIVSNKTDSRFKIWIYLNYNFTLASFWSPYLVKATETEPNGPTYNRLINLYLDETNSDWAAEIQRFDYVIISAGRWFFGPQIFYENGQIVGCHLCQRNGIKNFTMFYGYRKAFGTAFRTLLNLKNYRGITFLRTLSPAHFENGEWNKGGECKRTGPVSKLEMKLDGADLELYETQVEELKAAEREGKVKGLKFRLLDITEAMVVRPDGHPNHYGHRADENGTIADCVHWCLPGPIDTWNAFLLHMLKKIHGK; from the exons ATGGTTCTTGTCATTGATTTTACCCCTCCAAAGAATCCGACACAAAAGTACACCACAATCCAACTTGTCCTACTTGCATTTGCAGTAATACTGTTCTCTTCAGTCCCCCTCTACTTCTTTACCAATACTTCATCTTCACCACCATGGCTGTCTTTCACAAGCAATTTGATTGGCACCATAAATTTTGGAAACAACTGCAACATGTTTCGCGGTAAATGGGTTTACTACCCCAATGGAGCTTCTTATACTAATGTCACTTGCTCTGAGATTTTTGACCATCAAAATTGTATGAAGTTTGGAAGACCAGATTCTGAGTTCTTAAAATGGAGGTGGAAACCCAAACAATGTGAGCTGCCTCTTTTCGATGCAGTACAGTTCTTGGAGCTTGTCAGAGGCAAGTCAATGGCTTTTGTTGGAGATTCTTTGGGAAGAAACCATATGGAATCATTGTTGTGCCTGTTAGCCAGT GCGGTTTACCCTGAAGATATTGTTTCCAACAAAACTGATTCAAGGTTCAAAATCTGGATCTACCTTAACTACAACTTCACATTGGCATCCTTTTGGTCACCTTATTTGGTTAAGGCTACAGAAACAGAACCAAATGGGCCAACTTACAACAGACTCATAAACCTTTATTTAGATGAGACTAACAGTGACTGGGCAGCGGAAATTCAACGATTTGATTACGTGATAATCTCAGCAGGAAGATGGTTCTTTGGTCCCCAAATATTCTATGAAAATGGTCAAATTGTTGGTTGCCATTTATGCCAAAGAAATGGCATTAAAAACTTTACCATGTTTTATGGATACAGGAAGGCTTTCGGGACTGCTTTTAGAACACTTTTAAACCTTAAAAACTACAGGGGAATCACCTTTCTGAGGACATTGTCACCGGCTCATTTCGAGAATGGAGAGTGGAATAAAGGAGGGGAATGCAAAAGAACAGGACCAGTCTCCAAACTGGAAATGAAATTAGACGGGGCCGATTTGGAGTTGTATGAAACTCAAGTGGAGGAGCTTAAAGCAGCAGAAAGAGAAGGGAAAGTAAAGGGTTTGAAGTTCAGGTTGCTAGATATTACCGAAGCAATGGTGGTTAGGCCAGATGGGCATCCAAACCATTATGGTCACAGGGCAGATGAGAATGGGACCATTGCTGACTGTGTTCATTGGTGCTTACCAGGCCCCATTGATACTTGGAATGCTTTTTTGCTTCACATGTTGAAAAAGATTCATGGAAAATGA
- the LOC107416490 gene encoding protein trichome birefringence-like 19, with product MKHNQALHDFPHGKNQNQSLLVQKSPKLVLVIAFSSLVFLTIFIPLCYPSISYSSLLFQSISKPPPNSDDYNHDHKFVYDHTALPSSSSSTNECDLFSGEWVPNPKAPYYTNKTCWAIHEHQNCMKYGRPDSEYMKWRWKPDGCELPIFNPAQFLELVRGKSLAFVGDSVGRNQMQSLICLLSRVEYPIDVSYTPDEHFKRWRYTTYNFTMATLWTPHLVKGRESDPNGPTHTGLFSLYLDEFDEEWTTQVEEFDYIIISAGHWFYRPLVFYENGKIVGCHYCLLDNVTDLGMYYGYRKAFRTAFKAINSLKNYKGITYLRTFAPSHFENGLWNEGGNCVRTKPFRSNETHLEGPNLELYMTQLEEFRTAEKEGRERGLKFRLLDTTQAMLLRPDGHPSRYGHWPHENVTLYNDCVHWCLPGPIDNWNDFLLEMMKNERLRSAEEEKNLYSNDRKLLVK from the exons ATGAAGCATAATCAAGCTCTTCATGATTTTCCCCATGggaaaaaccaaaaccaatcacTTCTTGTTCAGAAATCACCCAAACTAGTACTTGTAATAGCATTCTCTTCCCTTGTTTTCCTCACCATTTTTATCCCTCTCTGCTACCCTTCCATAAGCTACTCTTCATTGCTCTTTCAAAGCATTTCAAAACCACCTCCTAATTCCGATGATTATAACCATGACCATAAATTTGTTTATGATCATACAGCTttgccatcttcttcttcttccacaaACGAGTGTGATTTATTTTCAGGGGAATGGGTTCCAAATCCAAAAGCTCCTTATTACACTAACAAAACATGTTGGGCAATTCATGAGCACCAAAACTGTATGAAATATGGTAGACCTGATTCTGAGTACATGAAATGGAGGTGGAAACCAGATGGGTGTGAGCTTCCTATTTTCAACCCGGCTCAGTTCTTGGAATTGGTCAGAGGCAAGTCTTTGGCCTTTGTTGGTGACTCTGTGGGTAGAAACCAAATGCAGTCTTTGATTTGCCTCCTCTCTAGG GTGGAATATCCTATAGATGTGTCATACACACCAGATGAGCATTTCAAGCGCTGGAGATACACAACCTACAACTTCACCATGGCAACACTTTGGACACCTCATTTGGTTAAAGGCAGAGAATCTGATCCTAATGGTCCAACTCACACCGGCCTCTTCAGCCTCTACCTCGATGAATTCGACGAGGAATGGACAACCCAAGTTGAAGAATTCGATTACATTATAATCTCAGCAGGCCACTGGTTTTACCGTCCACttgttttttatgaaaatggaaAGATCGTTGGGTGCCATTACTGCCTCCTTGACAATGTGACAGACTTAGGAATGTACTATGGCTATAGAAAAGCATTTAGGACAGCTTTCAAGGCCATCAACAGCTTGAAAAACTACAAGGGAATAACATATCTAAGGACTTTTGCACCATCACATTTTGAAAATGGGTTGTGGAATGAAGGTGGGAATTGTGTTAGGACAAAGCCATTTAGGAGCAATGAGACTCATTTGGAAGGTCCAAATTTGGAGCTTTACATGACCCAATTGGAGGAATTTAGGACTGCTGAGAAAGAAGGGAGAGAAAGGGGTTTGAAATTCAGGCTGCTTGATACAACACAGGCTATGTTATTGAGGCCAGATGGTCATCCTAGTAGATATGGTCATTGGCCACATGAAAATGTGACTTTGTATAATGACTGTGTTCACTGGTGCTTGCCTGGACCCATTGATAATTGGAATGATTTCTTGTTGGAGATGATGAAGAATGAACGACTCAGATCTGCTGAGGAGGAGAAAAATCTGTACTCCAATGATAGGAAATTGCTCgtgaaatag